A DNA window from Drosophila pseudoobscura strain MV-25-SWS-2005 chromosome 2, UCI_Dpse_MV25, whole genome shotgun sequence contains the following coding sequences:
- the LOC13036345 gene encoding C-type lectin 37Db-like, with product MFKSDVFLSIACLIIISSTVNSNDELVWVRNKKFFISPIKKNFYVARDLCKQNNADLATIESKDELVAISSRLLQEGYRSEANDLFWLAYFDVGRPAGKFYSIATGLPLNTTGWAAGQPDNAGGNEHCAHIWLRFGKYGMNDNNCNVELRAICEQKIRRTIC from the exons ATGTTCAAATCAGACGTATTTTTGAGTATTGCCTGCCTCATAATTATCAGCAGCACGGTGAATTCTAATG ATGAACTCGTATGGGTTCGAAATAAGAAGTTCTTCATATCACCtataaagaaaaacttttatGTGGCACGCGACCTTTGCAAGCAAAATAACGCTGATCTGGCCACCATTGAGTCAAAGGACGAGCTGGTAGCCATATCGAGCCGCCTGCTTCAAGAGGGATACAGGTCGGAGGCCAATGACCTGTTTTGGTTGGCGTACTTTGATGTCGGCAGACCTGCAGGAAAGTTCTATTCCATAGCTACAGGGCTACCACTGAACACCACTGGATGGGCTGCTGGTCAGCCAGACAATGCTGGGGGCAATGAGCACTGTGCCCACATTTGGTTGCGGTTTGGAAAATACGGAATGAACGACAACAATTGCAATGTGGAACTTAGGGCTATATGCGAACAAAAGATACGTCGTACTATCTGTTAA